The sequence AACTAGGCTTTTCAGAAGTCACAAACCCAGTCATAGACACGTTGGAGCTTGGCCGTTTTCTGTACCCAGAATTAAAAAACCACCGCCTTAATACGTTATGTAAGAAATTTGACATTGAGCTCGTCAGCCATCACCGCGCGATTTATGATACACAGGCAACGGCGTATTTGCTTTGGAAAATGGTCAAAGATGCAGCGGAGAAAGAAATTGTTTACCATGATGAATTAAATAACCATATGGGGCAAGGGAATTTTCACCGCCAACGGCCGTTCCACTGTACGCTGCTTGTCACATCGCAAACAGGGTTGAAAAATTTATACCAGCTCGTGTCCATGTCCCATGTTGATTACTATTTCCGGACGCCACGGATCCCTCGTTCCCAGTTAAATAAACATCGCGAAGGGTTGCTAATCGGTTCTGCTTGCGATAAAGGTGAAGTCTTTGAAGGCATGATGCAAAAATCAGCCGATGAGGTGGAGAAAATCGCTGGTTTCTACGACTTTTTAGAAATTCAACCGCTCAGCAATTATGGACACTTGATTGAACGGGAACTTGTAAAAGATGAAACGGCATTGCAAGAGATTGTCGCCAATATTGTTGCTCTTGGCGAGCGGCTAGGGCTGCCGGTTGTGGCCACAGGAAATGTTCATTATTTAAACGAGGAAGATGCGATTTACCGTAAAATATTAATTGCTTCCCAAGGGGGGGCCAATCCCCTTAATAAGCAGAAGTTGCCGGACGTCCATTTCCGGACAACAACGGAAATGCTTGAAGAGTTTTCCTTTCTTGGGGCAGAACAGGCAGAGAAAGTGGTTGTCGCTGCTTCTAATGACATTGCCGCACAAGTTGGTGATGTCCGGCCGATTCCAGATGACTTATATGCTCCTAAAATTGAGGGCGCTGACGACGAAATCCGGAATATGAGCTATGAACGGGCCAAGATGATTTACGGCGATCCGTTGCCGGAACTTGTAGAAGCCCGTTTGCAAAAAGAGTTAAAAAGCATTATTGGCCATGGTTTTGCTGTTATTTATTTAATTTCCCATAAGTTAGTTAAAAAATCGCTCGATGATGGCTACCTTGTTGGCTCACGGGGGTCTGTCGGTTCTTCGTTTGTGGCAACGATGACGGAAATTACCGAAGTGAACCCGCTGCCGCCTCATTATGTATGCCCGTCATGCAAGCATTCCCATTTCTTTGATGACGGCTCTGTTGCGTCTGGCTATGACTTGCCTGATGCTGAATGCCCGAAATGCGGCAGTATGTATATAAAAGATGGACAGGATATCCCGTTTGAAACGTTTCTTGGGTTTAAAGGCGACAAAGTGCCTGATATCGACTTGAACTTTTCAGGTGAATACCAGCCTCGCGCCCACGCCTATACAAAGGAATTGTTTGGCGAAGACTACGTGTACCGCGCCGGGACAATTGGCACGGTAGCGGATAAAACAGCATACGGCTATGTGAAAGGCTACCAAAGCGACCATGATTTGCTCATGCGTGGGGCAGAAATCGACCGTCTTGTCGCCGGCTGCACAGGCGTTAAACGGACAACAGGCCAGCACCCAGGTGGGATCATCGTTGTTCCCGATTATATGGATATTCATGATTTTTCGCCGATCCAATACCCGGCCGATGACAAAAATGCAGAGTGGAAAACGACACATTTTGACTTCCATTCGATTCATGATAATTTGCTTAAGCTCGACATTCTTGGACACGATGATCCGACGGCGATTCGCATGCTTCAAGATTTAAGTGGAATCGATCCAAAAACGATCCCGACGGATGACCCAGACGTGATGAAAATATTTGCTTCACCAGATGTGCTCGGTGTAACAGAAGAACAAATACTGTGCAAAACTGGTACGCTCGGCATTCCTGAGTTTGGTACCCGTTTTGTTAGGCAAATGCTTGAGGAAACGAAACCGAGCACCTTTTCTGAGCTGTTGCAAATTTCCGGGCTCTCCCACGGGACTGATGTTTGGCTTGGCAATGCCAATGAGCTCATTTACAATGGCACTTGCGAACTGAAAGATGTCATTGGCTGCCGTGATGACATTATGGTTTACTTAATTTACAAAGGGCTGGAATCGTCACTCGCTTTTAAAATCATGGAGTTTGTCCGTAAAGGCAAAGGCTTGCAGCCTGAATGGGTCGAAGAAATGAAAAAGCATGATGTGCCTGATTGGTACATCGATTCATGCACAAAAATCAAATACATGTTCCCGAAAGCACATGCGGCTGCCTATGTGTTAATGGCTGTGCGGATTGCTTATTTTAAAGTGCATCATCCGATTTTGTATTATGCAACCTATTTTACAGTTCGTGCCGATGACTTTGAACTGGACATTATGATCAAAGGGGCAAGTTCGATTCGTGCCAAAATGGAAGAAATCAATGCGAAAGGGCTTGACGCTTCCCCGAAAGAGAAAGCTGTTTTGACGGTGCTCGAGCTCTCACTAGAAATGTGCGAACGTGGCTTCGGTTTTCATAAAGTTGATTTATATAAATCATCGGCAACAGAGTTCATAGTCGATGGCGATAAGCTGTTGCCACCTTTTAACGCGCTGAACGGCGTCGGCACAAACGCAGCACTAAACATCGTCAAGGCCCGGGAAAATGGCCACTTTTTGTCAAAGGAAGACTTGCAGCAGCGGGCAAAACTGACGAAAACGGTTGTCGAGAACTTGTCTGAACACGGCTGTCTAGAAGGTTTGCCAGAGTCTAACCAGCTATCATTGTTTTAAAGACGGGCCTGCCTTGCAAGCGTAGTGCTTATGTGGTACAATCATTTATGGTAATAGTTAGCATACGATGATGGAGAAAAGAGTGGGGGCCCCCACTCTTTTTGTTCGCATTGCGGGTTCGGCGTTAAAAGCGTCTCCCGTTGTGTATGCCTGTTCTAGAAGCGGATACGTTTTTAATGATGTAAAGGAGGAATTGGCGATTGAGTAAAAATGTTTCTCGTACCGTAGAACAACTCGCAGAGCCGATTGTCCGCGAACTTCATTTGGAACTCGTGGAAGTAGAATATAAAAAAGAAGGGCCTAATTGGTATTTGCGTGTGTTTATTGACGCAGACAAAGGGGTCAACTTAGATGATTGCGAAGCTGTGAGTGAAAAGCTGAGCGAAGTCTTAGATGATGTGGACCCGATTAAAGAGGCGTATTTTCTAGAAGTGTCATCCCCTGGGGCAGAGCGGCCGCTAAAAAAAGAAGCGGATGTAAAAAAAGCAGTCGGCAAAGGTGTGTACGTGACAACGTATGAACCAATCGACGGCCAAAAAGCGTTTGAAGGCGTCCTTGTATCATTTGAAGACGCCACGCTTGTTATTGAAGGAAAAAACAAAACAAGAACAGTGACCTACACCGTGCCATACGCGAAAGTGGCAAATGCGCGGCTGTCGATCCTGCTCTAGTTGCAAGCGAAATAAGGGAGGTTCCTTTCCATGAACAGCGAATTTATGGAAGCTTTGTCAACACTGGAAGCAGACAAAGGCATCAAAAAAGAAGTCATTATTGAAGCAATCGAAGCTGCGCTTATTTCTGGCTATAAGCGCAACTTCGGCCAAGCGCAAAACGTGCGCGTTGATGTGAATCGGGACAATGGCAGCATCCGCGTGTTTGCCCGCAAAGTAGTCGTGGAAGAAGTGTTTGATAAACGCTTGGAAATTTCAGAAGCGGAAGCACAGCGGATTAATCCACATTATGAAGTCGATGATATTGTCGAAATTGAAGTCACGCCAAAAGACTTTGGCCGAATTGCTGCACAAACGGCGAAGCAAGTAGTCACGCAACGTGTTCGTGAAGCAGAGCGGGGCATCATTTATTCTGATTTTATTGACCGTGAAGAAGATATTATGAACGGCATTGTCCAACGTCAAGACCATCGCTTTATTTACGTTGACTTAGGGAAAGTTGAGGCGCTTTTGCCTCTGTCCGAGCAAATGCCGAATGAAACGTACAAACATAATGACCGCATCAAAGCATATATTACGAAAGTCGAAAAAACGACAAAAGGCCCGCAAATTTTAATTTCCCGCACGCATCCTGGGCTCTTAAAGCGTTTGTTTGAATTAGAAGTGCCGGAAATTTACGACGGCACAGTGGAAATTAAATCGGTATCTCGCGAGGCAGGGGACCGCTCGAAAATTGCCGTCCACTCCGACAACCCTGAAGTCGATTCAGTCGGAGCCTGTGTAGGCCAACGGGGCCAACGGGTACAGACAATTGTCGACGAACTCAAAGGCGAAAAAATTGACATAGTTGAATGGTCAGAGGACCCAGTTGTTTATGTGGCCAATGCCCTAAGCCCGGCAAAAGTAATGAAAGTCAATGTGCTTGAAGGGGAAAAAATGACACAAGTCATCGTCCCTGACTACCAGCTGTCTTTAGCAATCGGCAAACGAGGCCAAAACGCACGACTGGCTGCTAAGCTGACGGGCTGGAAAATTGATATAAAAAGCGAATCAGAAGCCCGCGAGCTTGGCCTTCTTGATGAGGAAAATGAAAATGATGAGTTAGAAGAATTCACAAATGAGGAAAATGAACGTTAAGAGCAGGAGGCGGAAAATCGCATGAAACAACGGAAAGTACCGCTGAGAAAATGCATTGTAACCAATGAAATGAAACCAAAGCAAGAACTTGTGCGGATTGTACGCACACCTGAAGGCACAGTCGAATTGGATCCCACTGGCAAAAGGAATGGCCGCGGCGCTTATTTGACGAACAGTGAAGATGTGTTTCACACGGCTAAAAAGCGCGATAGCCTAACGCGCCATTTGCAAGTGCAAGTGACCGGAGACGACTATGACCGCTTGATTGCAGAGCGGGTGAAGGTGAAAAAACGGTGAGCAACGACAAAAAGCTGCTCTCGCTCCTTGGCTTATGTCAACGTGCCGGACAGCTTGTTACAGGGGAAGAATTGGTTCTTGCCGCGATTCGCAAACAGGAGCTGTCAATGGTGATCCTTGCTGGCGATGCTAGCAGCAATACCGAAAAGAAAATCAAGGACAAATGCGGCTATTATAAAATCCCAGTCTATCAAACGAGCGACCGTTTTGCGCTTGGGCAAGCGATCGGTAAAGAAACGCGCGTTGCAATAGGCGTAAGGAGTGAAGGATTTGCGAAGAAAATCGCCGCATTACTGAGCCAATAATGGAGGTACGTATATGTCAAAAGTGCGAATCTATGAATACGCAAAGGCAAATAATGTTCAAAGCAAACAACTAATCGAAAGTTTAAAATCAATGGGTGTGGAAGTGTCGAATCATATGTCAGCAATTGATGAAGAAACATTAAACAAAGCGAAGCAAGCCGGGAAGCCTGCCGCTGCAAAAGGGCATGGATCCACTAGTAACCAAAAGCAAAATAGCCAAAATAAAAACCAAAACCAACGGCCAAACCAAGGGCAAAAGCAACGCCCACAAAACAACCAGCAAAACCAAGGGCAAAAGCAGCGCCCGCAAAACAATCAGCAAAACCAATCTCAAGGCCAAACCAAACGCCCAAGCCAAGGCAGCAATAACCAAAGTGGCGCCGCAAAATCGCAAGCTGGGAAACCAAACCAAAACCGTGGCGGCAATCGTCCTGGTGGCCAAGGCCGTCCAGGCAGCAACAACCGCCGTCCAGGGAATAACCAAAATCGCCGCAACCACGGCAACCGTGGCGGAAAGCGTCGCCCACAGTCAAAAGTCAATCATCAGCAAATGCCGCTGCCTGAAAAAATTACAATTTCAGGTTCGCTTACGGTCAGCGAACTCGCCGCTAAGCTCCATCGTGAAGCCTCTGAATTGATTAAGAAATTAATTGGTCTTGGTGTCATGGCTACCATTAACCAGGAGCTCGACAAAGATACGATTGAATTGTTGGCAGCTGATTATGGTGTGGAAGTTGAAGAAGAAGTGATTGTGGATGAGCTCGATATTGAGTTGTATGATCGTGAAGATAAAGAGGAAGAATTAAAAGAGCGCCCGCCAGTTGTGACAATTATGGGCCATGTCGATCACGGAAAAACAACGCTGCTTGATTCAATCCGTAACACGAAAGTGACTGCGGGGGAAGCAGGGGGCATTACTCAGCATATCGGCGCTTACCAAATTGAACACTCAGGTAAAAAAATTACCTTTTTAGATACACCAGGTCACGCAGCCTTTACAACGATGCGGGCCCGTGGCGCGCAAGTGACGGACATTACGATTCTTGTTGTGGCTGCTGACGATGGCGTTATGCCGCAAACGAAAGAAGCGATCAGCCACGCGAAAGCGGCTGAAGTGCCGATTATTGTCGCTGTCAATAAAATTGACAAGGAAACAGCAAGTCCAGATCGAGTGATGCAAGAGTTAACGGAGTTTGAGCTTGTCCCAGAAGCTTGGGGAGGCGACACGATTTTTGTCAATGTTTCAGCTTTGACGGGTGAAGGCATTGATGAGTTAATTGAAATGATTTTACTCGTTGCTGAAGTTGAGGAATTTAAAGCCAACCCAGACAAACTTGCGACGGGCACAGTTGTTGAAGCACAGCTTGATAAAGGGCGCGGCCCAGTTGCCACACTTCTTGTCCAAAGCGGTACGTTGAATGTCGGGGACGCAGTCGTTGTCGGCAGCACCTATGGCCGCGTGCGGGCGCTTGTTAATGATGTAGGACGCCGCGTCAAAACGGCAGGACCGTCTGCACCAGTAGAAATTACAGGCTTAAACGAAGTGCCACAAGCTGGGGACCGTTTCCAAGCATTTGAAGACGAGAAAAAAGCCCGCCAATTAGGCGAAGGGCTAATGGCCCGTTATCGGGAGCAAAACTTAACGGCATCGTCAAAAGTAAGCTTGGATGACTTGTTTAACCAAATTCAGCAAGGGGATGTCAAAGACATTAACGTCATCATCAAAGCCGACGTCCAAGGATCAGTTGAAGCGATGAAAGGGTCGTTGGAAAAAATTGATGTGGCAGGCGTAAAAGTCAATATCATCCACACTGGCGCTGGTGCGATCACGGAATCAGACATTATTTTGGCGTCTGCTTCCAACGCGATTGTCATCGGGTTCAACGTTCGCCCTGATGTGAACGCCAAACGTGTGGCTGAAGCGGAAAACGTCGATATTCGTCTCCACCGTGTCATTTACAACGCGATTGACGAAATTGAACAGGCAATGAAAGGCGCCCTTGATCCTGAGTTTGAAGAAAAAGTCATCGGCCAAGTGGAAGTACGGACGACATTTAAAGTTTCGAAAGTCGGCACGATCGCCGGTTCTTATGTAACAGAAGGAAAAATCACCCGCAATTCTTCTGTCCGTTTGATTCGTGACGGCATTGTCATTTATGAAGGCGAACTGAACGCTCTTAAACGCTACAAAGACGATGCCAAAGAAGTGCAAGCTGGCTATGAATGCGGGATTACGCTTGATAAGTTCAATGACATTAAAGAAGGCGACATGATTGAAGCGTATGTCATGGAAGAAGTGAAACGCGCCTAATGATGGCCTGTGTCCGCTGCGAGCTGTTCATCTATGAGGCACAGTCACTAAAGGATAAACGATCCGTTTTGCAAAGCGTGCTTCGCAAAGTGAGGCAACGTTGCAATGTTTCAGCAGCAGAAACAGGGTACCAACAAACTTGGCAACGCGCAGAGCTTTCGCTTTGCGCAGTTGCTGCTAGTAAAAAAAGCGCAGAAGCTGAACTATTACGCGCATTGGCGATAATTGATCAGGCAGAAGCGGCAGAGCGCACATTGACCAACTGGGAGTGGGCGTGATTCCCATTAGTAGAGGTGATCGATTGTGGCGAATAACCGTGCTGTTCGCGTCGGCGAACAAATGAAAAAAGAATTGAGTGACATCCTTATTCGCGACATTAAAGATCCCCGTGTCCGTTTTGTCACGGTGACCGGGGTAGATGTCACAGGGGATTTACAACAAGCAACGGCTTTTATTACGGTGCTCGGTGATGATGAAGAACGCAAAGCGACCCTTGCTGGCCTTGAAAAGGCAAAAGGGTTTATCCGAACGGAATTGGGCAAGCGCATTCGCCTTCGGAAAACACCTGAGCTCAGTTTTTCGTTCGATGAATCGATTCAATACGGCAACCGAATTGAAAGCTTATTGCGCGATTTGAACAAAAACGATTCGAACGAGTAGTTGCAAAAGGAGAGCGCGCAGACGCTGTCCTGAGGGTAGCGCACTGACGCTATCCTTTCTTTTTTTAGTAAGACAGGGAGTGATGTTGATGGAGCCAACAGGGATTGTGGTGCTCGACAAACCGAAAGGATGGACATCCCACGATTGTGTCCACCAAATGCGGAAATGGTTTCAAACACGGAAAGTCGGCCATACAGGGACGCTCGA is a genomic window of Shouchella clausii containing:
- a CDS encoding PolC-type DNA polymerase III, whose product is MSQAKETRKERLQLLLDQLQIPDDGRSHFQDGYIEKLAISKEQKVWHFFIRLERLLPAEWCELFRGRLAQTFREIANARCSFAYANSETDESVWRSYWPLIANELARVSPPLAATLQKQAPTVNDNKLSLVAQNEAEAEAIRRKLADPFKDICGQFGLPVLPLAVAVQQSQEAYDEFVRKRAEEDRSKVVEAMLEKQRVEEEMAKQVKQANLSMGYPIKDEPTPLEAIVDEERRITIQGYVFATDIRELRSGRTLLTFKMTDYTDSILVKMFSRDKEDVPVMQAVKKGMWLKVRGGIQNDTFVRDLVMIANDFNQVTPNVREDTAEQKRVELHTHSTMSQMDGVVSVGRYIEQAAKWGHPAIAITDHGVVQAFPEAYGAAKKHDIKVIYGMEANVVDDGVPIAYNSDHRHLLEEEYVVFDVETTGLSAVYNTIIELAAVKIKNGEIIDTYESFADPKEPLSATIIELTGITDDMVQGAPEPAEVLKQFREFAGDATLVAHNASFDIGFLNVGYKKLGFSEVTNPVIDTLELGRFLYPELKNHRLNTLCKKFDIELVSHHRAIYDTQATAYLLWKMVKDAAEKEIVYHDELNNHMGQGNFHRQRPFHCTLLVTSQTGLKNLYQLVSMSHVDYYFRTPRIPRSQLNKHREGLLIGSACDKGEVFEGMMQKSADEVEKIAGFYDFLEIQPLSNYGHLIERELVKDETALQEIVANIVALGERLGLPVVATGNVHYLNEEDAIYRKILIASQGGANPLNKQKLPDVHFRTTTEMLEEFSFLGAEQAEKVVVAASNDIAAQVGDVRPIPDDLYAPKIEGADDEIRNMSYERAKMIYGDPLPELVEARLQKELKSIIGHGFAVIYLISHKLVKKSLDDGYLVGSRGSVGSSFVATMTEITEVNPLPPHYVCPSCKHSHFFDDGSVASGYDLPDAECPKCGSMYIKDGQDIPFETFLGFKGDKVPDIDLNFSGEYQPRAHAYTKELFGEDYVYRAGTIGTVADKTAYGYVKGYQSDHDLLMRGAEIDRLVAGCTGVKRTTGQHPGGIIVVPDYMDIHDFSPIQYPADDKNAEWKTTHFDFHSIHDNLLKLDILGHDDPTAIRMLQDLSGIDPKTIPTDDPDVMKIFASPDVLGVTEEQILCKTGTLGIPEFGTRFVRQMLEETKPSTFSELLQISGLSHGTDVWLGNANELIYNGTCELKDVIGCRDDIMVYLIYKGLESSLAFKIMEFVRKGKGLQPEWVEEMKKHDVPDWYIDSCTKIKYMFPKAHAAAYVLMAVRIAYFKVHHPILYYATYFTVRADDFELDIMIKGASSIRAKMEEINAKGLDASPKEKAVLTVLELSLEMCERGFGFHKVDLYKSSATEFIVDGDKLLPPFNALNGVGTNAALNIVKARENGHFLSKEDLQQRAKLTKTVVENLSEHGCLEGLPESNQLSLF
- the rimP gene encoding ribosome maturation factor RimP, encoding MSKNVSRTVEQLAEPIVRELHLELVEVEYKKEGPNWYLRVFIDADKGVNLDDCEAVSEKLSEVLDDVDPIKEAYFLEVSSPGAERPLKKEADVKKAVGKGVYVTTYEPIDGQKAFEGVLVSFEDATLVIEGKNKTRTVTYTVPYAKVANARLSILL
- the nusA gene encoding transcription termination factor NusA, producing the protein MNSEFMEALSTLEADKGIKKEVIIEAIEAALISGYKRNFGQAQNVRVDVNRDNGSIRVFARKVVVEEVFDKRLEISEAEAQRINPHYEVDDIVEIEVTPKDFGRIAAQTAKQVVTQRVREAERGIIYSDFIDREEDIMNGIVQRQDHRFIYVDLGKVEALLPLSEQMPNETYKHNDRIKAYITKVEKTTKGPQILISRTHPGLLKRLFELEVPEIYDGTVEIKSVSREAGDRSKIAVHSDNPEVDSVGACVGQRGQRVQTIVDELKGEKIDIVEWSEDPVVYVANALSPAKVMKVNVLEGEKMTQVIVPDYQLSLAIGKRGQNARLAAKLTGWKIDIKSESEARELGLLDEENENDELEEFTNEENER
- the rnpM gene encoding RNase P modulator RnpM, producing MKQRKVPLRKCIVTNEMKPKQELVRIVRTPEGTVELDPTGKRNGRGAYLTNSEDVFHTAKKRDSLTRHLQVQVTGDDYDRLIAERVKVKKR
- a CDS encoding YlxQ family RNA-binding protein, which gives rise to MSNDKKLLSLLGLCQRAGQLVTGEELVLAAIRKQELSMVILAGDASSNTEKKIKDKCGYYKIPVYQTSDRFALGQAIGKETRVAIGVRSEGFAKKIAALLSQ
- the infB gene encoding translation initiation factor IF-2 gives rise to the protein MSKVRIYEYAKANNVQSKQLIESLKSMGVEVSNHMSAIDEETLNKAKQAGKPAAAKGHGSTSNQKQNSQNKNQNQRPNQGQKQRPQNNQQNQGQKQRPQNNQQNQSQGQTKRPSQGSNNQSGAAKSQAGKPNQNRGGNRPGGQGRPGSNNRRPGNNQNRRNHGNRGGKRRPQSKVNHQQMPLPEKITISGSLTVSELAAKLHREASELIKKLIGLGVMATINQELDKDTIELLAADYGVEVEEEVIVDELDIELYDREDKEEELKERPPVVTIMGHVDHGKTTLLDSIRNTKVTAGEAGGITQHIGAYQIEHSGKKITFLDTPGHAAFTTMRARGAQVTDITILVVAADDGVMPQTKEAISHAKAAEVPIIVAVNKIDKETASPDRVMQELTEFELVPEAWGGDTIFVNVSALTGEGIDELIEMILLVAEVEEFKANPDKLATGTVVEAQLDKGRGPVATLLVQSGTLNVGDAVVVGSTYGRVRALVNDVGRRVKTAGPSAPVEITGLNEVPQAGDRFQAFEDEKKARQLGEGLMARYREQNLTASSKVSLDDLFNQIQQGDVKDINVIIKADVQGSVEAMKGSLEKIDVAGVKVNIIHTGAGAITESDIILASASNAIVIGFNVRPDVNAKRVAEAENVDIRLHRVIYNAIDEIEQAMKGALDPEFEEKVIGQVEVRTTFKVSKVGTIAGSYVTEGKITRNSSVRLIRDGIVIYEGELNALKRYKDDAKEVQAGYECGITLDKFNDIKEGDMIEAYVMEEVKRA
- a CDS encoding DUF503 domain-containing protein translates to MMACVRCELFIYEAQSLKDKRSVLQSVLRKVRQRCNVSAAETGYQQTWQRAELSLCAVAASKKSAEAELLRALAIIDQAEAAERTLTNWEWA
- the rbfA gene encoding 30S ribosome-binding factor RbfA; this translates as MANNRAVRVGEQMKKELSDILIRDIKDPRVRFVTVTGVDVTGDLQQATAFITVLGDDEERKATLAGLEKAKGFIRTELGKRIRLRKTPELSFSFDESIQYGNRIESLLRDLNKNDSNE